A stretch of Vigna angularis cultivar LongXiaoDou No.4 chromosome 4, ASM1680809v1, whole genome shotgun sequence DNA encodes these proteins:
- the LOC108331837 gene encoding eukaryotic initiation factor 4A-10 — protein sequence MAGQAPEGSVFDGRQYDAKMNELLGPDGQEFFTSYDEVCESFDAMGLQENLLRGIYAYGFEKPSAIQQRGIVPFCKGLDVIQQAQSGTGKTATFCSGVLQQLDYSLVECQALVLAPTRELAQQIEKVMRALGDYLGVKVHACVGGTSVREDQRILSSGVHVVVGTPGRVFDMLRRQSLRPDYIKMFVLDEADEMLSRGFKDQIYDIFQLLPPKIQVGVFSATMPPEALEITRKFMNKPVRILVKRDELTLEGIKQFFVNIDKEEWKLETLCDLYETLAITQSVIFVNTRRKVDWLTDKMRNRDHTVSATHGDMDQNTRDIIMREFRSGSSRVLITTDLLARGIDVQQVSLVINYDLPTQPENYLHRIGRSGRFGRKGVAINFVTSDDERMLLDIQKFYNVMVEELPANVADLI from the exons ATGGCTGGGCAGGCACCTGAAGGATCAGTATTCGATGGTCGTCAATATGATGCTAAGATGAATGAGTT ACTTGGACCTGATGGGCAAGAGTTTTTTACTTCTTATGACGAAGTTTGTGAAAGTTTTGATGCCATGGGATTGCAGGAGAACCTTTTGAGGGGTATTTATGCATACG GTTTTGAGAAACCCTCTGCCATTCAGCAAAGGGGGATTGTTCCTTTCTGCAAGGGGCTTGATGTAATCCAGCAAGCACAATCTGGAACTGGAAAAACTGCTACCTTTTGCTCTGGAGTTTTGCAGCAGCTTGATTACAGCTTAGTTGAGTGCCAGGCACTAGTTCTTGCACCTACTCGTGAACTTGCACAACAAATTGAGAAGGTCATGCGAGCCCTAGGGGACTATCTAGGTGTAAAGGTTCATGCTTGTGTTGGTGGGACCAGTGTTCGTGAAGATCAACGCATCCTTTCAAGTGGGGTTCATGTAGTTGTTGGTACGCCTGGTCGTGTATTTGACATGCTGCGCAGACAATCTTTGCGCCCTGATTACATCAAGATGTTTGTATTGGATGAGGCAGATGAGATGCTCTCTCGAGGTTTTAAGGATCAG ATCTATGATATCTTTCAGCTACTGCCTCCTAAGATTCAGGTTGGGGTATTCTCTGCCACAATGCCTCCAGAAGCGCTGGAAATCACTAGGAAGTTTATGAACAAACCTGTGAGGATTCTTGTTAAACGTGATGAGCTTACTCTGGAGGGGATCAAGCAGTTTTTTGTCAATATAGACAAGGAGGAATGGAAGCTAGAGACACTGTGTGATCTTTATGAAACTTTGGCAATCACCCAGAGTGTTATCTTTGTGAACACTAGACGCAAGGTAGATTGGCTGACAGACAAAATGCGGAATCGTGATCACACAGTTTCAGCCACCCACGGAGATATGGACCAAAACACAAGGGATATCATCATGAGGGAATTCCGCTCTGGGTCCTCCCGTGTTCTTATCACCACAGATCTTTTGGCCCGTGGTATCGATGTCCAGCAAGTCTCACTTGTTATAAATTATGATCTGCCAACACAGCCAGAGAACTATCTCCATCGAATTGGTCGTAGTGGTCGGTTTGGGAG